In one window of bacterium DNA:
- a CDS encoding NADH-quinone oxidoreductase subunit H, with translation MTFTYYLWYFILGGIFLSIGGCIANWIERKLTARIQFRVGPPWYQNFADFVKLMGKEVIIPEGANTPIFILSPIISFISVIICGVMAILVQKGIFTLPGDIILFVYFLTIPSLAIILGASASGNVLSAVGLSRELKLLLGYELPFICAIIISAIKAGGTTSLLTILNVQQQTHIFIGSLSGFIGFLISLFVITGKIGIVPFDTAEAETEISSGVFMEYSGILLGLFKLTKYVLLIVGPVFIMTLFLGGFSYSSPIAIIISLLKYILIVFLIVLIKNTNPRLRIDQAMRFFWGHLTFLGIIGIILSFLGW, from the coding sequence ATGACATTTACTTATTATTTATGGTATTTTATTTTAGGGGGTATTTTTCTTTCAATTGGTGGATGCATTGCAAATTGGATTGAAAGAAAACTTACTGCAAGAATCCAGTTTAGAGTAGGTCCCCCATGGTATCAGAATTTTGCTGATTTTGTTAAATTAATGGGAAAAGAAGTAATTATTCCAGAAGGAGCAAATACTCCTATTTTTATTTTATCTCCAATTATATCTTTTATATCAGTAATTATTTGTGGAGTTATGGCTATTCTTGTTCAGAAAGGGATTTTTACATTGCCGGGGGACATTATTCTTTTTGTTTATTTTTTAACAATTCCATCTCTTGCAATAATTTTAGGAGCAAGTGCATCTGGAAATGTTTTATCAGCAGTTGGTTTAAGCAGAGAATTAAAACTTCTTTTGGGCTATGAGTTACCATTTATATGTGCAATTATAATTTCTGCTATCAAAGCAGGTGGAACTACTTCACTTTTAACAATTTTAAATGTTCAACAACAGACCCATATTTTTATTGGTTCATTATCTGGATTTATTGGTTTTTTAATTTCTCTTTTTGTTATAACAGGTAAAATTGGAATTGTTCCTTTTGATACAGCAGAAGCAGAAACAGAAATAAGTTCGGGCGTTTTTATGGAATATTCTGGAATTTTATTAGGACTTTTTAAACTTACAAAATATGTTTTACTTATTGTTGGACCTGTTTTTATTATGACTCTTTTTCTTGGTGGTTTCTCTTACTCTTCGCCTATTGCTATTATAATATCTCTATTAAAATATATTTTAATTGTCTTTTTGATTGTTCTTATAAAAAATACAAATCCAAGATTAAGAATAGACCAGGCAATGAGATTTTTTTGGGGACATCTCACTTTTTTGGGAATTATTGGAATAATTTTATCTTTTTTAGGATGGTAA
- the nuoB gene encoding NADH-quinone oxidoreductase subunit NuoB, giving the protein MNIKLKALKKSLWVYHVSGGSCNNCDIEILDLLTPRFDIERFGMVLVGSPRHADVLLCTGIINKKCFERVKGIYEQAAKPCVVVAIGACACSGGVFRDGYQMAGPYNNVIPVDIYIPGCPPKPEAMISAIVKFLEKLK; this is encoded by the coding sequence ATGAACATAAAATTAAAAGCATTGAAGAAAAGTTTGTGGGTATATCATGTAAGTGGAGGGTCATGTAATAACTGTGATATTGAAATTCTTGACCTTCTTACTCCAAGGTTTGATATTGAAAGATTTGGTATGGTATTGGTTGGTTCTCCAAGACATGCAGATGTTCTTTTATGCACAGGGATTATAAATAAAAAATGTTTTGAAAGAGTAAAAGGAATTTATGAACAGGCAGCAAAGCCATGTGTTGTAGTGGCAATTGGTGCATGTGCTTGTTCAGGTGGAGTTTTCAGAGATGGCTATCAAATGGCAGGTCCTTATAATAATGTTATTCCTGTTGATATTTATATACCAGGGTGTCCACCAAAGCCAGAGGCAATGATATCAGCAATAGTTAAATTTCTGGAGAAATTAAAATGA
- a CDS encoding NADH-quinone oxidoreductase subunit C, with product MKDILKEKLGNLIKEIKVVNEKRIYITIDKKDIKKATEIMFKYMEGRYIIVTGIDNFDNFELLYHFSFDKKGGVIVSLKTFIDDKKRPEIESLTCLIPGISYIEREIWELLGINFIGHPDLKHFLLRDDWEEGNYPLRKEVKTDGKK from the coding sequence ATGAAAGATATATTAAAAGAAAAGTTAGGCAATTTAATCAAGGAAATAAAGGTAGTTAATGAAAAAAGAATATATATAACAATTGATAAAAAAGATATTAAAAAAGCAACAGAAATTATGTTTAAATATATGGAAGGTAGGTATATTATTGTAACTGGTATTGATAATTTTGATAACTTTGAACTTTTATATCATTTTTCTTTTGATAAAAAAGGTGGTGTTATTGTTTCTTTAAAAACATTTATTGATGATAAAAAAAGGCCAGAGATTGAAAGTTTAACTTGTTTAATTCCTGGTATTTCTTATATTGAAAGAGAAATATGGGAACTTCTTGGAATAAATTTTATTGGACACCCTGACTTAAAACATTTTCTTTTAAGAGATGATTGGGAAGAAGGTAATTATCCCTTAAGGAAAGAGGTAAAAACAGATGGAAAAAAATAA